From a region of the Proteiniborus sp. DW1 genome:
- a CDS encoding hydrolase, translating to MDKFTLKQEEAVLMIIDIQERLVPAMKYGKKVIYNTNILISAAQKMHIPVIGTEQYPKGLGSTVSEISVNIDKDLIYEKMSFTGYTEEVKQALKSIGRKKVIITGMETHVCVFQTARDLLEDGYQVFIAEDAVCSRTKENYKNGLSLMDKMGAVISNTETIVFDLLKVSGTPVFKELSKLIK from the coding sequence ATGGATAAATTCACATTAAAACAAGAAGAAGCTGTACTGATGATAATTGATATTCAAGAACGCCTAGTTCCTGCAATGAAATATGGAAAAAAGGTCATTTATAATACTAACATACTTATAAGTGCAGCACAAAAAATGCATATTCCTGTTATAGGGACTGAACAATATCCAAAGGGATTAGGTTCAACAGTTTCAGAAATAAGTGTAAATATTGATAAAGATTTGATTTATGAGAAGATGTCTTTTACAGGTTATACTGAAGAAGTAAAACAAGCTCTTAAAAGCATAGGTAGAAAGAAAGTTATAATTACAGGAATGGAAACCCATGTTTGTGTTTTTCAAACAGCAAGAGACTTACTAGAGGATGGATATCAGGTTTTTATAGCAGAGGATGCTGTATGTTCAAGAACAAAAGAAAACTATAAAAATGGACTTTCACTTATGGACAAAATGGGTGCTGTCATTTCTAATACAGAAACAATAGTGTTTGACCTATTGAAAGTATCTGGTACTCCTGTATTTAAGGAGCTTTCAAAGCTTATAAAATAA
- a CDS encoding radical SAM/SPASM domain-containing protein — MKKYKKIYIEITNVCNLSCRFCPQTVRQPEFMKLEIFKNILEQIKPYTDYIYFHVKGEPLLHPEIDKFLDLSYEKGFKVNVTTNGTLINKAKDKLLLKSALRQVNFSLHSFDGNDGLDNKDEYINNIISFAKEAVDKTNILISLRLWNLDMDNATNLQRKRNSQILEIIEKSFNLDYKIEEKVIPSRGIKIADRVYLNQDYEFKWPDLKEIEDTGKGFCHGLRNQVGILVDGTVVPCCLDGEGIINLGNISKTLFSDIIESNRAKSIVNGFSRREAIEELCRKCGYMKRF; from the coding sequence ATGAAGAAATACAAAAAAATATATATAGAAATAACAAATGTATGCAATCTTTCTTGTAGGTTTTGTCCTCAAACAGTGAGGCAACCTGAATTTATGAAACTAGAAATCTTTAAAAATATACTAGAACAAATAAAACCATATACTGATTATATCTATTTTCATGTAAAAGGAGAGCCACTTCTTCATCCAGAAATAGATAAGTTTTTAGATTTAAGCTATGAAAAGGGATTCAAGGTGAATGTAACTACAAATGGTACTCTAATAAATAAAGCTAAGGATAAGTTATTATTAAAATCTGCACTTAGGCAGGTTAATTTCTCTCTTCATAGTTTTGATGGAAATGATGGACTAGATAATAAGGATGAATATATAAATAATATCATTTCATTTGCAAAAGAGGCAGTTGATAAAACTAATATATTGATATCCTTGAGACTATGGAATCTAGATATGGACAATGCTACGAATCTCCAAAGAAAAAGAAATAGCCAGATATTAGAGATAATAGAAAAAAGCTTTAATCTAGACTATAAAATTGAGGAAAAAGTTATTCCAAGTAGAGGGATTAAAATAGCTGATAGAGTATATCTGAACCAGGATTATGAGTTTAAGTGGCCTGACCTAAAAGAGATAGAAGATACAGGTAAAGGATTTTGCCATGGTCTCAGAAATCAAGTAGGTATATTAGTAGATGGAACTGTAGTGCCCTGTTGTCTAGATGGAGAAGGAATAATTAATCTAGGAAATATAAGTAAAACGCTATTTTCAGATATAATAGAAAGTAACAGAGCTAAAAGTATAGTCAATGGCTTTTCTAGAAGAGAAGCAATAGAAGAGCTATGTAGAAAATGTGGGTATATGAAAAGATTTTAA
- the sfsA gene encoding DNA/RNA nuclease SfsA, protein MKYLKVVEGIFQKRPNRFIAQVLIDGKEETVHVKNTGRCKELLVPGVKVILEDCSNIPTRKTRYSLIAVWKGDMIVNMDSQVPNAVVFEALKEGKIKGIGDVSYSKREVTFGNSRYDIYYESKEQKALIEVKGVTLENAGIAMFPDAPTERGAKHVLEMIEAVRKGYRGTIFFLIQMKGPKEFRLNWQMDRNFSEAVKLASENGVQIIAYDSIVLENSIIIDKPIKVNLNSGMDISF, encoded by the coding sequence ATGAAATACTTAAAAGTTGTAGAAGGGATTTTTCAAAAAAGACCTAATAGATTTATAGCACAAGTGCTTATTGATGGAAAAGAAGAAACAGTACATGTAAAAAATACTGGAAGGTGCAAAGAGTTACTTGTGCCAGGAGTTAAAGTTATACTAGAAGATTGTTCTAATATTCCAACTAGAAAGACAAGATATTCGCTTATTGCTGTCTGGAAGGGAGATATGATAGTCAACATGGACTCCCAAGTTCCAAATGCAGTTGTATTTGAAGCACTTAAGGAAGGCAAGATTAAGGGTATAGGAGATGTATCCTATTCAAAGAGAGAGGTTACATTTGGCAATTCAAGATATGATATTTACTATGAATCCAAAGAACAAAAAGCCCTTATAGAAGTCAAAGGAGTTACCTTGGAAAACGCTGGTATTGCCATGTTTCCAGATGCCCCTACAGAAAGAGGAGCAAAACATGTTTTAGAAATGATAGAGGCAGTTAGGAAAGGCTACCGAGGAACCATATTCTTTCTGATACAAATGAAGGGCCCTAAGGAATTTAGGCTAAACTGGCAAATGGATAGAAACTTTTCAGAGGCAGTTAAATTAGCAAGCGAAAATGGCGTACAGATAATTGCTTATGACTCAATTGTATTAGAAAATAGTATTATCATAGATAAGCCTATTAAGGTAAACTTAAATAGCGGTATGGACATATCTTTTTAA
- a CDS encoding MATE family efflux transporter, which yields MTKTSNLTEGNILKALFRIAIPIMGTSFVQMAYNMTDMIWVGKIGSRAVAAVGTAGFFTWLAMAFILIPKIGAEVGVAQSVGKKDMDEAKVYIKHSIQMIVCLALLYAFTLITFRKPLIGFFNLGEIDIINNAIIYLVIIACGLIFYFINPVFTAIFNGYGESKTPFVINSIGLIVNMILDPVLILGIGPFPRLEVAGAAIATVIAQATVTIIFITKVRKRTELFSGLNLLTSPDMAHLSRIIKLGFPVALQSGLFTVFAMIIARIIAQWGPIPIAVQKVGSQIEAVSWMTAGGFQTAMSAFVGQNYGAKKWPRVFRGYFTGITIMSIIGILTTCLLFFAAKPLFSIFIEEEETIRYGVVYLRILAFSQLFMCIEATTAGAFNGLGKTIPPSIVGIVFNGLRIPAALILSSTSLGLNGVWWAISISSIFKGIVLATWYMIMLKRNPETKELK from the coding sequence ATGACTAAGACAAGTAACTTAACAGAAGGAAACATATTAAAAGCATTGTTTAGGATTGCTATTCCTATTATGGGAACATCTTTTGTTCAAATGGCGTACAATATGACAGATATGATTTGGGTAGGCAAGATTGGATCTAGAGCTGTTGCTGCAGTTGGCACAGCAGGCTTCTTTACATGGCTTGCAATGGCATTTATTTTAATACCTAAAATAGGAGCAGAGGTGGGAGTAGCTCAGTCAGTAGGTAAGAAGGATATGGACGAAGCAAAGGTCTATATAAAGCATAGTATTCAGATGATTGTATGCCTTGCATTGCTTTATGCCTTTACACTTATAACTTTTAGGAAACCATTAATAGGATTTTTTAATCTTGGAGAGATAGATATTATAAACAATGCCATCATATACTTAGTTATTATAGCTTGTGGACTAATATTTTATTTTATAAACCCTGTATTTACTGCAATATTTAATGGGTATGGAGAAAGTAAAACACCTTTTGTCATAAATTCAATAGGATTAATAGTTAATATGATTTTAGATCCTGTATTGATTTTAGGCATTGGACCTTTTCCTAGGCTAGAAGTTGCAGGGGCTGCCATAGCAACAGTAATAGCTCAAGCTACTGTAACTATTATATTTATCACAAAGGTTAGGAAAAGAACGGAGCTTTTTTCAGGCTTAAATCTCCTTACATCTCCTGATATGGCGCATCTAAGCCGAATAATCAAACTAGGATTTCCAGTAGCCCTTCAAAGTGGACTCTTTACCGTATTTGCAATGATTATTGCAAGAATTATTGCACAGTGGGGGCCTATACCAATTGCTGTGCAAAAAGTAGGCTCTCAGATAGAGGCCGTATCCTGGATGACAGCAGGTGGATTTCAGACAGCGATGAGTGCTTTTGTTGGACAAAACTATGGCGCTAAAAAGTGGCCAAGAGTTTTCAGAGGATATTTTACTGGAATAACAATAATGTCTATAATCGGAATACTTACAACTTGTTTATTATTCTTTGCTGCAAAACCATTATTTTCTATTTTTATTGAAGAGGAAGAGACTATAAGATATGGAGTAGTTTACTTAAGGATATTGGCATTTTCACAGCTATTTATGTGTATAGAGGCAACTACAGCAGGTGCCTTTAATGGACTAGGCAAAACTATTCCTCCATCAATAGTAGGAATAGTATTTAATGGGCTTAGGATACCAGCAGCCCTTATACTTTCTTCAACTAGTCTTGGGCTTAATGGAGTATGGTGGGCAATAAGCATATCAAGTATATTTAAGGGTATAGTACTAGCTACTTGGTATATGATTATGCTAAAAAGGAATCCAGAGACAAAAGAGTTAAAATAG
- a CDS encoding RNA polymerase sigma factor has product MEVTELSNLIALHGDAIYGFCYKLTKNKADTDDLYQEIFLKAMELCHKIDVNKNPRAFLISIAIRLWKNKRRKYLWRQKIAPTEELYENVSIRSESTPEDIVISNELSIIIHNAVDKLSDKYKIPLYMYYTAEMSIEDIASALKIPQGTVKSRLYNARKALKTILGGNEHEKWREVGYTFETNSYTNG; this is encoded by the coding sequence TTGGAGGTTACAGAATTAAGCAATCTTATAGCTTTACATGGTGATGCTATCTATGGATTTTGTTATAAACTTACAAAAAACAAAGCAGACACAGATGATTTGTATCAAGAAATATTTTTAAAAGCAATGGAGCTATGTCATAAAATTGACGTAAATAAAAATCCTAGAGCATTTTTAATTAGTATTGCAATAAGATTATGGAAGAATAAGAGAAGGAAATATCTTTGGCGCCAAAAAATAGCACCAACAGAAGAATTATATGAAAATGTTAGTATTAGGAGTGAATCAACTCCAGAAGATATTGTTATATCGAACGAGTTAAGCATTATAATACATAATGCAGTTGATAAATTGAGTGATAAGTATAAAATACCTTTGTATATGTACTATACTGCAGAAATGTCAATAGAAGACATAGCATCAGCATTAAAAATACCACAAGGAACTGTGAAAAGCAGGCTTTATAATGCCCGAAAGGCTTTAAAGACTATTCTAGGAGGTAATGAGCATGAAAAATGGAGAGAAGTTGGATATACTTTTGAAACGAACTCTTACACCAACGGTTAA